In one window of Juglans regia cultivar Chandler chromosome 3, Walnut 2.0, whole genome shotgun sequence DNA:
- the LOC118347920 gene encoding putative E3 ubiquitin-protein ligase RING1a isoform X2: protein MVTLSVFLFPCRLVAVKLSDIRKEVQCPICLGIIRKTRTVMECLHRFCRECIDKSMRMGNNECPACRTHCASRRSLRDDPNYDALIAALYPDIDKYEEEIQASIAQTFRRQAEALGKKRSTAKATAVAFVRRSRGYRNAHLRGRRNYRNAAESQGSDENEDANGNDGGKDSSSADEHTEVRPKRSKRWGGARFPQASLAAAGADGGGDENDSEVNKESKESLGASVGLVSSSSERLAWGKGGMRSHTRYGSMSGGNGKSARNSRLSKLVDYLRIIDKNDDESTINLMLVSFDEQSTPSLERPYLCCRPTLSIRQLCQYVAMQTATQDDEVAIHLVKELHSKINLSTSASSPLAMSRIIDPGKDKLQILGEEETLAGLVPNNFINGYLLLAYERKSWNSNLVTGLS, encoded by the exons ATGGTAACATTATCTGTCTTCCTTTTTCCTTGCAGACTTGTTGCAGTGAAACTGTCAGATATACGTAAGGAAGTACAATGTCCAATCTGTCTAG GGATCATTCGGAAAACTAGAACTGTAATGGAATGCCTGCATCGCTTCTGTAGGGAATGCATTGACAAATCTATGCGGATGGG GAACAATGAGTGCCCTGCCTGCCGGACCCATTGTGCCAGTCGTCGCTCCTTAAGAGATGATCCTAACTATGATGCCTTAATTGCTGCTTTGTATCCAGATATTGACAAGTACGAGGAAGAG ATTCAAGCTTCCATTGCACAAACTTTTCGGCGGCAAGCAGAAGCTTTGGGTAAGAAGCGGTCAACGGCTAAAGCCACTGCAGTTGCATTTGTTAGGAGATCACGGGGCTATCGAAATGCTCATTTGAGAGGAAGGAGGAACTATAGAAATGCTGCTGAAAGTCAAGGATCTGATGAGAATGAGGATGCAAATGGTAATGATGGAGGCAAAGATTCATCTTCTGCTGATGAGCACACTGAAGTGAGAccaaaaagaagcaaaagatGGGGAGGGGCTCGATTTCCTCAGGCTTCTCTGGCAGCTGCTGGTGCTGATGGAGGTGGTGATGAAAATGATTCTGAAGTGAATAAAGAATCTAAAGAATCTTTGGGTGCATCTGTTGGACTTGTTAGTAGCAGCTCAGAAAGGCTTGCCTGGGGCAAAGGTGGCATGCGGAGTCACACACGATATGGCAGTATGAGTGGCGGAAATGGTAAAAGTGCTCGAAACAGCCGCCTGTCAAAACTGGTTGATTATCTACGTATCATAGACAAAAATGATGATGAG TCGACTATCAACCTCATGCTCGTTTCATTTGATGAACAAAGTACACCCAGTTTGGAGAGACCCTACCTTTGCTGCAGGCCTACCCTGTCAATTAGACAGCTGTGCCAG TATGTAGCCATGCAAACTGCAACCCAAGATGATGAAGTAGCAATACACCTGGTAAAAGAATTGcattcaaaaatcaacctttcGACCTCTGCAAGTTCTCCACTGGCCATGTCCCGTATAATTGATCCAGGCAAAGACAAGTTGCAAATCTTAGGGGAGGAGGAAACTTTGGCAGGACTTGTACCTAACAACTTCATTAATGGCTATTTG CTACTGGCATACGAGAGAAAGTCGTGGAACTCGAATCTTGTGACGGGTTTGTCCTAA
- the LOC118347920 gene encoding putative E3 ubiquitin-protein ligase RING1a isoform X1, with protein MVTLSVFLFPCRLVAVKLSDIRKEVQCPICLGIIRKTRTVMECLHRFCRECIDKSMRMGNNECPACRTHCASRRSLRDDPNYDALIAALYPDIDKYEEEELAFHDEEMARNKQIQASIAQTFRRQAEALGKKRSTAKATAVAFVRRSRGYRNAHLRGRRNYRNAAESQGSDENEDANGNDGGKDSSSADEHTEVRPKRSKRWGGARFPQASLAAAGADGGGDENDSEVNKESKESLGASVGLVSSSSERLAWGKGGMRSHTRYGSMSGGNGKSARNSRLSKLVDYLRIIDKNDDESTINLMLVSFDEQSTPSLERPYLCCRPTLSIRQLCQYVAMQTATQDDEVAIHLVKELHSKINLSTSASSPLAMSRIIDPGKDKLQILGEEETLAGLVPNNFINGYLLLAYERKSWNSNLVTGLS; from the exons ATGGTAACATTATCTGTCTTCCTTTTTCCTTGCAGACTTGTTGCAGTGAAACTGTCAGATATACGTAAGGAAGTACAATGTCCAATCTGTCTAG GGATCATTCGGAAAACTAGAACTGTAATGGAATGCCTGCATCGCTTCTGTAGGGAATGCATTGACAAATCTATGCGGATGGG GAACAATGAGTGCCCTGCCTGCCGGACCCATTGTGCCAGTCGTCGCTCCTTAAGAGATGATCCTAACTATGATGCCTTAATTGCTGCTTTGTATCCAGATATTGACAAGTACGAGGAAGAG GAACTGGCTTTCCATGATGAGGAAATGGCTCGCAATAAGCAG ATTCAAGCTTCCATTGCACAAACTTTTCGGCGGCAAGCAGAAGCTTTGGGTAAGAAGCGGTCAACGGCTAAAGCCACTGCAGTTGCATTTGTTAGGAGATCACGGGGCTATCGAAATGCTCATTTGAGAGGAAGGAGGAACTATAGAAATGCTGCTGAAAGTCAAGGATCTGATGAGAATGAGGATGCAAATGGTAATGATGGAGGCAAAGATTCATCTTCTGCTGATGAGCACACTGAAGTGAGAccaaaaagaagcaaaagatGGGGAGGGGCTCGATTTCCTCAGGCTTCTCTGGCAGCTGCTGGTGCTGATGGAGGTGGTGATGAAAATGATTCTGAAGTGAATAAAGAATCTAAAGAATCTTTGGGTGCATCTGTTGGACTTGTTAGTAGCAGCTCAGAAAGGCTTGCCTGGGGCAAAGGTGGCATGCGGAGTCACACACGATATGGCAGTATGAGTGGCGGAAATGGTAAAAGTGCTCGAAACAGCCGCCTGTCAAAACTGGTTGATTATCTACGTATCATAGACAAAAATGATGATGAG TCGACTATCAACCTCATGCTCGTTTCATTTGATGAACAAAGTACACCCAGTTTGGAGAGACCCTACCTTTGCTGCAGGCCTACCCTGTCAATTAGACAGCTGTGCCAG TATGTAGCCATGCAAACTGCAACCCAAGATGATGAAGTAGCAATACACCTGGTAAAAGAATTGcattcaaaaatcaacctttcGACCTCTGCAAGTTCTCCACTGGCCATGTCCCGTATAATTGATCCAGGCAAAGACAAGTTGCAAATCTTAGGGGAGGAGGAAACTTTGGCAGGACTTGTACCTAACAACTTCATTAATGGCTATTTG CTACTGGCATACGAGAGAAAGTCGTGGAACTCGAATCTTGTGACGGGTTTGTCCTAA